GTGTCCTCGGGGGTGGTCCGCGCGTCGTCGCCGGCGACCGGCGGCGTGTTCGCGGCGGGACCGCCGACGGTGATCTTCAGGGTGGTCTGCGCCGTGCCGCCGTTGCCGTCGGACACCTCGATCACGACCGTGTACGTGCCCGGCGCGTCGGCCGTGCCCGTGAGGGCGCCCGCCGTCGTCAGCGTCACGCCAGGGGGCAGCGTGCCGCTCACGACGGCGTACGTCAGGGGGTCGTTCTCCACGTCGGTCGCCGACAGCGCCTGCAGCGTCCCGCCGACCGGTGTGGTCTGGACGGTGTTGCGCGAGGCGCCGGTGAACGCCGGCGGGTCGTTGACCGCGGTCACCGTGATGCTCACGGTCGCGGTGTCGGTGCCGCCGCTGCCGTCGGAGATCGTGTAGGTGAACGAGTCGGAGCCGGTGAAGTTGGCGTTCGGCGTGTACGTGCACGAGGTGGCGCCGCAGCTCACCGAGCCGAACGACGCCGCGCTGTGGCTCGTGATGGTCAGCGCGTCGAGGTCCACGTCGGTGTCGTTGCTGGTGACGGCGACGTTGACGGGCGTGTCCTCGGCAGTGGAGGCCGCGTCGTTCGCCGCGTCGGGGGCGGTGTTGGCCGTGGGGCCGCCGACCTGGACGTTGAGCGTGGTGGTGTCGGTGCCGCCGTTGCCGTCGGAGACCCTGATCTGAGCGGAGTACGGACCCGGGGCGTTCGCCGTGCCGGTCAGTCCGCCCGTGGACGTGAGCGTGATGCCGGGCGGCAGGGACCCGCCGATCAGGCTGTACGTCAGTGCGTCGAGGTCGACGTCGGTCGCCGCGAGCGAGGAGAGCGAGCCGCCCACGGGGACGGTCTGGCTCGTGTTGCTGGCCGCGCCCGTGTAGACGGGCGGGTCGTTCACCGCCGTGACGGTGACCGTGACGGTGGCAGTGGCCGTCGCGAGCCCGTCGGAGACGGTGTAGGTGAACGTGTCGGTGCCGTTGGCGTTGGCAGCCGGCGTGTACGTGCAGGTCGTGGCAGTGCAGGACACGGTCCCGAACGCGCCGTTCGTCTTCGCGGTCACAGCGAGGGTGTCGTCGTCCACGTCTGCGTCATTGGTCAACACAGATATGGCGACGGCGTTGTCCTCGAGGGTGGCAGCCGCGTCGTTGGCGGGGGCGGGCGGGGTGTTGGCGGTGGGGCCGCCGACCTGGATGGCCAGGGTCGTGGTGGCCGTGCCGCCGTTGCCGTCGGACACCTGGATCTGGGCGGAGTACGTCCCGTGCGGCGACGCGGCACCCGAGAACGAGCCGTTCGGGTTGAGCGTCACCGTGGGCGGCAGCGACCCGCCGATCAGGGTGTACGTGAGCGCGTCACCGTCGACGTCGGTCGCCGCGAGCGCGGAGAGCGTGCCGCCGACCGGGACCGTCTGGCTCGTGTTGCCAGCGGCAGCGGTGTAGGCCGGGGCGTCGTTGACGGGCGTGATGGTGACGGTCACGGTCGCCGTGGACGTCGCCCCGTCCGGGTCGGCCACCGTGTAGGTGAACGTGTCCGTGCCGTTGGCGTTGGCCGCCGGCGTGTACGTGCAGGTCGTGCTGGTGCAGCTCACCGAGCCGCTGGTGCCGTTCGTCTTGCTCGTGACCGTGAACGCGTCGCCGTCCGGGTCGGAGTCGTTCGCCAGGACGGACACGGTGGTCGCCGTGTCCTCGGCAGTGGTCTTGGCGTCGTTGACCGCGACCGGCGAGAGGTTCTGGTACCGCAGCCCGAAGTCGATCCCGGTCACCCGCTCGTCGGCAGCGAGGGTCAGGGTGCGGGGGTTCGAGGTCGTGCTCACGTGCTTGGCGGGGGCGCTCGCCGAGACGGCGTACGTCCCGGGGACCAGTCCGACGAACGAGTACGTCCCGTCCGCGGCAGACGTCGTGGTCCTGGTGACCGGGCCGGACGCGGTGACGGTGCGGCCCGCGAAGGCCGGCTCGCCCGCGTCCCTGGTGCCGTCGCCGTCCGTGTCGTTCCAGACGGTGCCGGAGATCCCGGCGTTCTCGACGGCGGTGACGTCGCTGGCGTCGTTGTTGCTCGCGTCCGGGTCGCTGCTCGCACTCGACACGGTCGCTTCGTTGGTCAGCTCGGCCGCGGCGTCGGCAGCGACGTCGACCGTGATGACCAGGTTGGAGGTGGCGCCGGAGGCCAGCGGGGTGCTGCGCGTGCAGGAGACGACCTGGCCGAGGGCGGAGCAGACCCAGCCGCTGCCGGTGGCGGCGACGTAGGAGAGCCCGGTCGGCAGGGTGTCGACCACGGTCGTCGGGGGGTTCGCGGGGCTCGGGCCGGAGTTCGTGACCGAGAGCAGGTAGCTCCCCGTCGAACCCGCGGTGAACGAGCCGATGTGCTGCTTGGTCAGGCTCAGGTCGGCAGACGAGGTGACCGTGGTGGTGGCTGTGGCGCTGTTGTCGCCGC
The Frankiaceae bacterium DNA segment above includes these coding regions:
- a CDS encoding tandem-95 repeat protein — encoded protein: MRNRGLRRCAAAIPLALLAAAAPALPAGAVETLPLSQPFFVTTNGATTGLAAGDWYTTPTAGGGGGGSQYLTFDVPCGWPSNQPIYLDIFSPRISTAAGSRDTVTGTADSTEFELYGPGAAVSGANSPSPGTGVAGYRLSYQPDSGAPAWESFAQFLGPGSDPDLTCGRYVLRSSVLGGDPFNPLGGTDDRNYWTIRLGTDNDTDPSNSPPANTDNFDLAAGTGDEITVGLSNVSVQQTSGATACLTLFEYVAPGTASITLNNFGMGSGRVRYYAPSDVYDATATSGGTVGTVSGSTTWNNSATTARGGDVIGTPEAGWWREVYCAPSGSQFVPEGRLNRAAYQTQPPTPELTAAADDTVTTVTRGDTRTTTLTVTNASSGSTAGTAKSVVVKDTLPAGETFTSCSVLAPATGTCTHSGGVVTATLTSEVDAGSTAKVRVISTVSPTAAGTLTHSFTVDYADGLGNAFAQVTATESDSVLTADLGLSMSDSPDPVLAGLTLTYTITASNAGPDAAPGTTVTLPLPTGLTATSASGTGWTCTTANPVVCTATAPLPTGTAPAITVNATVTASGGTLTATATAASNAADPVGGDNSATATTTVTSSADLSLTKQHIGSFTAGSTGSYLLSVTNSGPSPANPPTTVVDTLPTGLSYVAATGSGWVCSALGQVVSCTRSTPLASGATSNLVITVDVAADAAAELTNEATVSSASSDPDASNNDASDVTAVENAGISGTVWNDTDGDGTRDAGEPAFAGRTVTASGPVTRTTTSAADGTYSFVGLVPGTYAVSASAPAKHVSTTSNPRTLTLAADERVTGIDFGLRYQNLSPVAVNDAKTTAEDTATTVSVLANDSDPDGDAFTVTSKTNGTSGSVSCTSTTCTYTPAANANGTDTFTYTVADPDGATSTATVTVTITPVNDAPAYTAAAGNTSQTVPVGGTLSALAATDVDGDALTYTLIGGSLPPTVTLNPNGSFSGAASPHGTYSAQIQVSDGNGGTATTTLAIQVGGPTANTPPAPANDAAATLEDNAVAISVLTNDADVDDDTLAVTAKTNGAFGTVSCTATTCTYTPAANANGTDTFTYTVSDGLATATATVTVTVTAVNDPPVYTGAASNTSQTVPVGGSLSSLAATDVDLDALTYSLIGGSLPPGITLTSTGGLTGTANAPGPYSAQIRVSDGNGGTDTTTLNVQVGGPTANTAPDAANDAASTAEDTPVNVAVTSNDTDVDLDALTITSHSAASFGSVSCGATSCTYTPNANFTGSDSFTYTISDGSGGTDTATVSITVTAVNDPPAFTGASRNTVQTTPVGGTLQALSATDVENDPLTYAVVSGTLPPGVTLTTAGALTGTADAPGTYTVVIEVSDGNGGTAQTTLKITVGGPAANTPPVAGDDARTTPEDTPIGIAVLANDTDVDLDALSVTGWTNGSFGTVSCTPSACTYTPNANAHGTDTFTYTIADGSGGDDIGVVTVTVTPVNDAPVAGNDARTTAEDTALTMVALRNNDSDVDG